The sequence TCAGGGGAAAGTGGTTGgccttgaaaataaaaaataaaaaaagatttttccaGTTTTTACATTGGTGGTTTTATGCATAAGAGGTGTtgtgagaagagaaagaaattagaGGTGACTCCAGGAAAATCACAGGGACACTGCTCACGGAATCACCAGGATCAAAGAGGCAGCGATACCACTGTCAACATGAACTTGCCGGGGGTGGGCGTGGGGTAGTTGCTTAGTCTGAGGGACAAGTCTAAAGTGGAGGGGGGTGGATCAGCGCTTCCTGTAGCTCAAGTCCCCCAGGTCTGTGGATTGAAGACACTCCCTTCTGATTCCTCTGAGAAGAGTTCTTTGGCTTTGAGCAGATCTTCAGTTCCTATCAACCATGCCTCCCAAGCCTTCCCAGGCCACATGACAACTTCTGACCAGGGACTTGGGAAGCCTGCTGGGCAGTGGGCACTCAATGGTTAAACAGGAGCACCTgctgggctgcagcagccagTAGGGAGGTGTATTCAGTGGAGCCACACAGACATTGTCTTGGATTCTCTGTTGCTACCCAACTGCGGGAGAACCCATTGTGACTTCAGACTCTAATCAGAAATGACTCTTCCCACCGAGAGCATGTTCATTGTCATTCCCCTCACTGTAACATGACAAAGGCCCCACACCCAGAGACAAGATACAGCGTACTCAGCTTAGATGGAGACAAGCAGAACCATAGCACCAAGCAAACGAGAGAGAAAGGAGCCATTCCCTGGTTAATAACTATGGTGGAAAGACAGCATGTTGCTGTAAGCATTGGAGAAATCAGCCCTCCCTAGCAACGCGGTGACCAAGATGTCaccttttttaaaacttaaagtaAATGCCAAAAGATAAAGAAGTGTAGAGGCCTGGTTTAAGAGATCTGATATTCCCAAATGATCAGATGGGATGTGGAAAGAGGACCAGTGGAAGTTCTTCCATAACACTTAACACAATTGCAGTTAAATAATTGTGTGGTTTATTGCTTAATGTTTCTCTGCTGCTAGAATTTCAGCTCCATGAGGTTGGAGACCTCTGTCTTGTTCAATGTGTCTACTACAAAACTATGTGTTATATGTTCCAGCATATAACACATGGTTTTGTATATCATAGGTGCTTTTTCCATACTTGGttcaaaaagaaaacagggaaTTCTGGGATAGGATGAAGAGAGGGCCCATCATGTTTCTTTTAAAGTCACTGTAAATAAATATGGTTCTATTAACTACACAgtgatcattattattatttttttaaatatattttattgattttttacagagaggaagggagagggagagttagaaacatcgatgagagagaaacatcgatcagctgcctccttgcacactccctactgggtatgggcccgcaacccaggtacatttccttgaccggaatcgaacctgggacccttgagtctgcaggccgacgctctatccactgagccaaactggttagggctcacaGTGATCATTATTTAATTCTCATTCCAGAATCACTGCTTATCCTGGTTTCCAGGTAACGTGCCTGGTTCTCACGTTTTCACTACCCGCCTGCTGGGCATCCAGCTTAACCCATCATGCAGACCACAGCCTGTAATGGATCAGAGGATTCCTCGACCATCTTCTACCTAACAGGCATCCCCTCTCTGCCgaaatctctcttcctttctatcttctttgtctttctcctcctctaTCTGCTCATTGTTGCAGGTAACACCCTGATCCTGGTGGCTGTGGTGgcagagcccagcctgcacaAGCCCATGTACTTTTTCCTGATCAATCTCTCTGCCTTGGACATCCTTTTCACCACAACCACCGTCCCCAAGATGCTGTCCCTGTTTCTGCTCGGGGACCACTTCCTCAGCTTCCCTGCCTGCTTCCTGCAGACGTACCTCTTCCACAGCTTCTCCTGCTCTGAAGCCTTCATCCTGGTGGTCATGGCCTATGACCGCTATGTGGCTATCTGCCGCCCACTGCACTACCCAGTCCTCATGACCCCACAGGCCATTGCGGCACTAGCAGCCAGTGCCTGGCTCacggccctccccctgcccatccCAGCAGTGGTGCAGACATCCCACGTGGCTTTTAGTTCTGTGGCCCAGGTCTACCACTGCTTCTGTGACCACTTGGCTGTGGTCCAGGCTTCCTGCTCTGACACCATGGGCCAGACCCTCATGGGCTTCTGCATCGCCATGGGGGTGTCCTTCCTGCCCCTTCTGCC is a genomic window of Myotis daubentonii chromosome 9, mMyoDau2.1, whole genome shotgun sequence containing:
- the LOC132242073 gene encoding LOW QUALITY PROTEIN: olfactory receptor 2AT4 (The sequence of the model RefSeq protein was modified relative to this genomic sequence to represent the inferred CDS: inserted 1 base in 1 codon; substituted 1 base at 1 genomic stop codon), with product MQTTACNGSEDSSTIFYLTGIPSLPKSLFLSIFFVFLLLYLLIVAGNTLILVAVVAEPSLHKPMYFFLINLSALDILFTTTTVPKMLSLFLLGDHFLSFPACFLQTYLFHSFSCSEAFILVVMAYDRYVAICRPLHYPVLMTPQAIAALAASAWLTALPLPIPAVVQTSHVAFSSVAQVYHCFCDHLAVVQASCSDTMGQTLMGFCIAMGVSFLPLLPVFLSXAHILASILRISSRGRRSKAFSTCSSHLLVVGTYYSSIAIAYVAYRATLPLDFHIMGNVVFAILTPXLNPLIYTLRNKDVKAAITKMACPKGLKNAGKP